Proteins found in one Lysinibacillus fusiformis genomic segment:
- a CDS encoding phosphoribosylaminoimidazolesuccinocarboxamide synthase: MELLYTGKTKNVFKLEDGHYLLKFKDDVTGENGVFDPGANTVGLTIDGAGLAGLRLTSYFYAKLNEQGVPTHFVDANFEDATMTVKPATVFGKGLEVICRFKAVGSFLRRYGAYVKEGQDLDSFVEVTIKDDDRLDPPISEDALAMLNLLTHEEYAILKQRTIEISKFVAAELAKKGLTLYDIKLEFGRDAKTNEILLIDEISGGNMRAYKGEQYIEPLELEKIMLAE, encoded by the coding sequence GTGGAATTATTGTATACAGGTAAAACAAAAAATGTGTTCAAATTAGAAGACGGCCATTATTTATTAAAATTTAAAGACGATGTTACGGGAGAAAACGGCGTGTTTGACCCAGGTGCAAATACTGTTGGTTTAACGATCGATGGTGCTGGCTTAGCTGGTTTACGCTTAACTTCTTATTTTTACGCAAAATTAAACGAACAAGGTGTTCCTACACACTTTGTAGATGCTAACTTTGAAGATGCAACGATGACAGTAAAACCGGCAACAGTTTTCGGGAAAGGTTTAGAGGTTATTTGCCGCTTCAAGGCAGTTGGTTCATTCCTACGCCGCTATGGTGCCTATGTAAAGGAAGGACAAGACTTAGACTCCTTTGTAGAAGTAACAATTAAAGATGATGATCGTTTAGATCCTCCAATTTCTGAAGATGCTTTAGCGATGTTAAACCTGTTAACTCATGAAGAATATGCCATTTTAAAACAACGTACAATTGAAATTTCCAAATTCGTAGCGGCAGAGCTGGCTAAAAAGGGCTTAACGCTTTATGACATTAAATTAGAATTTGGCCGTGATGCGAAAACGAATGAAATTTTATTAATCGATGAAATTTCAGGGGGTAATATGCGTGCTTACAAAGGTGAGCAATATATCGAACCGTTAGAACTTGAAAAAATTATGTTAGCTGAATAA
- a CDS encoding nitroreductase family protein has product MTVTKSSLNKIMHERKSVRKYDENYKIPQQQLEELLVEATSAPSSSNLQPWRFLVIQDETVKKELRAIANNQEQVETSSAIIAVLGDTKMYENAEAVFTKNFDLGYINEATKDLMINNSVNLYSQLPQEVLKNIVTFDAGLISMQIMLLAKDMGYDTVPMGGFNKEAFAQRFELADHIVPVILIAIGKAAAPAYNSSRIELAHIAKFI; this is encoded by the coding sequence ATGACAGTGACAAAAAGTTCTTTAAATAAAATTATGCATGAGCGTAAATCCGTTCGTAAATACGATGAAAACTATAAAATTCCGCAACAACAATTAGAAGAATTACTTGTAGAAGCAACATCTGCTCCATCATCTAGTAACCTACAGCCTTGGCGCTTTTTAGTGATTCAAGATGAGACGGTCAAAAAAGAGCTACGTGCTATTGCCAATAACCAAGAACAAGTAGAAACTTCCTCAGCGATTATTGCTGTCCTAGGCGATACAAAAATGTACGAAAATGCGGAAGCTGTCTTTACAAAGAACTTCGATCTTGGCTATATTAATGAGGCAACAAAAGATTTAATGATTAATAACTCGGTCAATCTATATTCTCAACTTCCACAAGAAGTATTAAAAAATATCGTTACATTTGACGCTGGTCTAATTTCCATGCAAATCATGCTGCTAGCAAAAGACATGGGCTACGATACAGTGCCAATGGGTGGATTTAATAAAGAAGCTTTCGCTCAACGCTTTGAATTAGCTGATCATATCGTCCCAGTTATTTTAATTGCGATTGGTAAAGCTGCAGCACCTGCTTACAATTCTTCCCGTATTGAACTAGCGCATATTGCTAAATTCATTTAA
- a CDS encoding YaiI/YqxD family protein, whose product MKVLIDADACPVVDLALSISSEFEIETILFCDTSHRVERDNVITIIVPKGPDSVDFTLVNALSKHDIVITQDYGLAAMVLARGGYPIDQNGREMSDENIERLLDMRHVGQKIRRAGGRTKGPKKRTQENNISFEMKFRQICERAILAHKMEESTGEK is encoded by the coding sequence GTGAAGGTTCTAATAGACGCTGATGCCTGTCCAGTCGTGGATTTAGCGCTATCTATATCATCTGAGTTTGAGATAGAAACTATCTTGTTTTGCGATACATCCCACCGTGTTGAACGTGATAATGTAATAACAATTATTGTACCCAAAGGTCCAGATTCGGTTGATTTTACGCTAGTGAACGCGCTTTCAAAACACGATATTGTCATTACACAGGATTACGGATTAGCTGCCATGGTTTTAGCACGAGGAGGGTATCCGATTGATCAAAATGGACGAGAGATGTCTGATGAGAACATCGAACGTTTGCTCGATATGCGTCATGTTGGTCAAAAAATTAGAAGGGCAGGAGGACGAACAAAGGGACCTAAAAAAAGAACACAAGAAAACAATATTTCGTTTGAAATGAAATTTCGACAAATTTGTGAACGAGCAATTTTAGCCCATAAAATGGAGGAATCTACAGGTGAAAAATGA
- a CDS encoding D-serine ammonia-lyase encodes MKNEQKHELFEQYPQLKDLANKDTVLWENTNWVKNPETTLFTMPEMEDAEATLQRFSSYLKVAFPELLESDGLIESTIKEIPTMKGAIEQAYGVVIPGQLLLKCDHALPISGSIKARGGIYEVLKHAERLALASGRFKEEDDYALLATEEWQLFFQQYTIAVGSTGNLGLSIGIMGKKLGFNVVVHMSSDAKEWKKALLREKGATVIEYEADYSVAVEQGRQEAEQDSKCHFIDDENSKDLFAGYAVAAKRLKGQLERTNIKVDEAHPLFVYLPCGVGGGPGGVAYGLKEIYGEHVHIFFAEPVASPCMTLGLMTGLHDAISVEDIGLDNKTEADGLAVGRASKFVGKVMETYISGCYTVTDEELFTSLGLAMESEELFLEPSAHAGMFGAMRLLQQGQSYLEKHALVNHLPQATHLVWATGGGMVPPTMRAAYLAKAKGIN; translated from the coding sequence GTGAAAAATGAACAGAAACACGAACTATTTGAACAATATCCGCAGTTGAAAGATCTAGCAAATAAGGATACTGTATTGTGGGAAAATACAAATTGGGTAAAAAATCCAGAAACAACGCTCTTTACTATGCCCGAAATGGAGGATGCAGAAGCAACATTGCAACGTTTTTCTTCTTATTTAAAAGTAGCATTTCCTGAGCTTTTAGAAAGTGATGGTTTGATTGAGTCCACCATCAAGGAGATTCCTACAATGAAAGGTGCTATTGAACAAGCATATGGTGTGGTAATACCTGGCCAATTGCTTTTAAAATGCGATCATGCTCTACCCATCTCTGGTTCCATCAAGGCACGAGGGGGGATTTACGAGGTATTAAAGCACGCAGAAAGGCTAGCTTTGGCAAGTGGAAGGTTCAAAGAAGAGGATGATTATGCGCTTTTAGCAACAGAGGAGTGGCAGCTGTTCTTCCAGCAATATACGATTGCTGTAGGCTCTACAGGAAATCTAGGTTTAAGTATCGGCATTATGGGCAAGAAGCTCGGCTTTAATGTCGTCGTACATATGTCGAGTGATGCCAAGGAGTGGAAAAAAGCCTTATTGCGAGAAAAAGGAGCCACAGTGATTGAATACGAAGCCGATTACAGTGTAGCCGTTGAACAGGGGCGACAAGAAGCTGAGCAAGATTCAAAATGTCATTTTATTGATGATGAAAATTCAAAGGACTTATTTGCTGGCTATGCTGTAGCCGCAAAGCGCTTAAAAGGACAGCTAGAAAGGACGAATATTAAAGTGGATGAAGCACATCCATTGTTCGTGTATTTACCATGTGGTGTAGGTGGCGGACCAGGTGGTGTTGCCTATGGATTAAAAGAAATTTACGGTGAACATGTGCATATTTTCTTTGCAGAACCTGTCGCCTCTCCTTGTATGACCCTTGGGCTGATGACAGGCTTACATGATGCAATCAGTGTAGAGGATATTGGCCTTGATAATAAAACAGAAGCGGATGGGCTAGCGGTCGGTCGCGCCTCCAAATTTGTAGGGAAAGTGATGGAGACGTATATAAGTGGTTGCTATACGGTGACAGATGAAGAATTATTTACATCCCTAGGGTTAGCCATGGAAAGTGAAGAATTATTTTTAGAACCATCTGCACACGCAGGGATGTTTGGAGCCATGCGCTTACTGCAGCAAGGTCAATCCTATCTAGAAAAGCACGCATTAGTAAACCATCTACCGCAAGCCACACATCTCGTATGGGCAACCGGTGGCGGTATGGTCCCTCCAACAATGCGAGCTGCTTATTTAGCGAAGGCCAAGGGAATTAATTAA
- a CDS encoding Yip1 family protein, with the protein MENLNETSKEERSKLNPFLSVWLHPKQTTRYMIDEKSIGFAILVLSIGYIGSLMSGLIDSELFPDFSPWLLVLLCVVFAPIAGMIGTAISALISWLFGKLFKGTGTYSDLFKGLTLTAVPYIVLVPLYIIWLMTAPDSLLDPNFMGTLPWIFWLTILVNIVITIWSFVISVGVVAEAHQISNWMAFFTIFIPAIIIFIVLFVLFFVILIGIIGVGMV; encoded by the coding sequence ATGGAAAACTTGAATGAGACATCGAAAGAAGAGAGGTCAAAACTAAATCCATTTTTATCGGTTTGGCTGCATCCAAAGCAAACGACTCGTTATATGATTGATGAAAAATCTATTGGCTTTGCTATTTTGGTTTTGTCTATTGGTTATATTGGCTCCCTTATGTCTGGGTTAATTGATTCGGAATTATTTCCTGATTTTTCTCCATGGCTTTTAGTCTTATTATGTGTCGTTTTTGCTCCTATCGCAGGTATGATTGGAACAGCTATTTCTGCACTCATCTCATGGCTATTCGGGAAATTATTTAAAGGTACTGGAACATACTCGGACTTATTTAAAGGATTAACCTTAACAGCCGTTCCATATATTGTACTGGTTCCTCTTTATATTATTTGGTTAATGACTGCACCAGATTCATTATTGGATCCGAATTTCATGGGTACGTTGCCGTGGATTTTTTGGCTAACTATTTTAGTAAACATCGTTATTACAATCTGGTCTTTTGTTATTTCCGTTGGTGTAGTTGCTGAAGCACACCAGATTTCGAACTGGATGGCTTTCTTCACCATCTTTATTCCAGCCATTATTATATTCATCGTCTTATTTGTTCTTTTCTTTGTCATACTCATCGGTATTATTGGCGTTGGCATGGTCTAA
- a CDS encoding pyridoxal-phosphate-dependent aminotransferase family protein, whose protein sequence is MYENILRHPGPTPIPKKVQLAMNRDIFSHRSQEFVELYRETIELVKPVFGTTQDILLLPSGGTAALEAAAVNTVSAGEEVVVITVGAFGDYFVSICEQYGFHVHKLEKEWGQACTAEELRAFLQPLQNIKAVFVTYNETSTGILNPVAELAQVIQEETDALVIVDGVSCIGGAPAEMDAWGIDILLTGSQKAMMLPPGLSLVSVSERAWKVIEENQTPAYYLNLQSYRSWAEKGMTPNTPAITLIYGLHEVCKLIEQEGGFTQTVARHELMKNMVRNAMKALHIELLTEDQYASPTITAIKTPQGINLGEFLTHLKQHYHLDFAGGLGHLQGKIFRFGHMGYCFPSDILQAVSLLEAALQDFSYDFEPGAGVLAAQEVYLAAHRKALQR, encoded by the coding sequence ATGTATGAAAATATTTTAAGACATCCAGGGCCAACGCCGATTCCAAAAAAGGTTCAGCTTGCGATGAATCGGGATATTTTTAGTCATCGTAGTCAGGAATTTGTAGAATTATACCGAGAAACCATTGAATTAGTAAAGCCTGTTTTTGGTACCACACAGGATATCTTGCTTTTACCATCTGGTGGGACAGCTGCGCTTGAGGCTGCGGCAGTTAATACCGTTTCTGCTGGTGAAGAGGTTGTCGTCATCACAGTTGGAGCCTTTGGTGACTATTTCGTCTCCATCTGTGAGCAATATGGCTTCCATGTACATAAGCTGGAAAAAGAATGGGGACAAGCTTGCACAGCCGAAGAACTACGAGCTTTTTTACAGCCATTACAAAATATTAAAGCCGTTTTTGTTACGTACAATGAAACATCTACAGGTATTTTAAACCCAGTCGCTGAACTAGCACAGGTCATCCAAGAGGAAACAGATGCCCTCGTTATCGTAGATGGCGTAAGCTGTATTGGTGGCGCTCCTGCTGAAATGGATGCTTGGGGCATTGATATTCTCTTGACAGGCTCTCAAAAAGCGATGATGCTTCCACCTGGACTCTCCCTCGTTAGCGTTAGCGAAAGAGCTTGGAAAGTTATTGAAGAAAATCAAACACCTGCTTATTATTTAAATCTACAAAGCTATCGTAGCTGGGCGGAAAAGGGCATGACGCCTAATACCCCAGCAATTACACTGATTTATGGATTGCACGAAGTATGCAAGCTTATTGAACAAGAAGGTGGCTTTACTCAGACAGTTGCCCGCCATGAACTCATGAAAAACATGGTGCGCAATGCAATGAAAGCATTACACATTGAGCTATTAACTGAGGATCAATACGCTTCTCCAACTATTACAGCAATTAAAACACCTCAGGGAATAAATCTTGGTGAATTTTTGACACACCTCAAGCAACACTATCATTTAGATTTTGCAGGCGGACTTGGTCATCTACAGGGTAAAATTTTCCGATTCGGCCATATGGGCTATTGCTTCCCAAGTGACATTTTACAAGCCGTTTCCCTATTGGAGGCTGCCCTACAAGACTTCTCCTATGATTTCGAGCCAGGAGCAGGCGTCCTTGCCGCACAAGAAGTATACTTAGCAGCACACCGCAAAGCACTACAACGTTAA
- the gdhA gene encoding NADP-specific glutamate dehydrogenase, translated as MTITTVSNEQLAKEYVDGVFEQLKQQNSHQAEFLQAAEEIFISLVPVFAQHPEYIKANILSRIVEPDRIISFRVAWQDDNNQVQVNRGYRVQYSNVMGPYKGGLRFHPSVNESIIKFLGFEQIFKNALTGQPIGGGKGGSNFDPKGKSDSEIMRFCQAFMTELYRHIGPDVDVPAGDIGVGAREVGYLWGQYKRLTKANESGVLTGKTPGYGGSLARKEATGYGTVYFVNEMLKDVNDSFEGKTVVVSGSGNVSTYAIEKAQQYGAKVVACSDSSGYIYDPEGLDLDAIKEIKEVKGDRISTYVNYRPNATFTEGCTGIWTIPCDIALPCATQNEINGESARTLISNGVKAIGEGANMPSDLEAINEFLDAGVLFGPAKAANAGGVAVSALEMAQDSSRVFWSFEEVDAKLHQIMKNIYTDSKAAAEKYGFPGNLVVGANIAGFIKVADGMLTEGVY; from the coding sequence ATGACAATCACAACTGTTAGCAATGAACAATTAGCAAAAGAATACGTAGATGGCGTATTTGAGCAACTTAAACAACAGAACAGTCATCAAGCGGAATTTTTACAAGCAGCTGAAGAAATTTTTATCTCATTAGTACCTGTATTCGCTCAGCATCCTGAATATATTAAGGCCAATATTTTATCTCGTATTGTGGAGCCCGATCGCATTATTTCTTTCCGTGTAGCTTGGCAAGATGATAACAATCAAGTACAAGTGAATCGTGGCTATCGTGTGCAATACAGCAATGTCATGGGCCCTTACAAAGGCGGTCTTCGCTTCCACCCTTCCGTAAATGAATCCATCATTAAGTTCCTAGGCTTTGAGCAAATCTTTAAAAATGCTTTAACAGGGCAACCAATCGGTGGTGGTAAAGGTGGTTCAAACTTCGATCCGAAAGGTAAATCAGACTCAGAAATTATGCGTTTCTGCCAAGCATTCATGACTGAATTATACCGTCATATTGGTCCTGATGTCGATGTTCCTGCTGGTGATATTGGTGTAGGTGCTCGTGAAGTGGGTTATTTATGGGGTCAATATAAACGTTTAACAAAAGCAAATGAATCAGGCGTATTAACTGGTAAGACTCCTGGCTATGGCGGCTCTTTAGCACGTAAGGAAGCAACTGGTTACGGTACTGTTTACTTTGTTAATGAAATGCTAAAAGACGTAAACGATTCATTCGAAGGAAAAACAGTGGTCGTTTCTGGTTCTGGTAATGTATCGACGTATGCCATTGAAAAAGCGCAACAGTATGGTGCAAAAGTGGTTGCTTGCTCAGACTCTTCAGGCTATATCTATGACCCAGAGGGCTTAGATTTAGATGCCATCAAAGAAATTAAAGAAGTAAAAGGTGACCGTATCTCAACTTACGTTAATTACCGACCAAATGCTACTTTTACAGAAGGTTGTACAGGTATTTGGACAATTCCTTGTGACATTGCCCTACCATGTGCTACGCAAAATGAAATTAACGGTGAGTCAGCTCGTACATTAATTTCGAATGGTGTGAAAGCAATCGGTGAAGGTGCGAATATGCCATCAGACCTTGAAGCAATTAATGAATTCCTAGATGCAGGCGTTTTATTTGGTCCAGCGAAAGCAGCAAATGCTGGTGGAGTTGCGGTATCTGCTCTTGAAATGGCACAAGATTCTAGCCGCGTATTTTGGTCATTTGAAGAAGTAGATGCGAAACTTCATCAAATTATGAAAAATATTTATACAGACAGCAAAGCAGCAGCAGAAAAATATGGTTTCCCAGGAAACCTAGTAGTTGGTGCAAACATCGCTGGCTTTATCAAAGTAGCAGATGGAATGCTTACTGAAGGTGTCTATTAA
- a CDS encoding DUF1835 domain-containing protein: METSMHYPFIYFLYDTNQVLVYKIQALEYITITDVMRKGEWQGFELQPSELFTAFYHEQSTPQQGWSFFVAQEQLHHLVEIINDYIQQVMTTTSAQMVHIVCSESAAGSLRVALAPPKYVIGFPEDLSIGPLWKLDEKRGQAFRDKWLRENINDGMDDFVNLNKLMNTIREIQDIPSNLPIYIWYGHNAEEQCGLRFLLYLLRDKTNEIVLIDTGEQDAINRHWDIELYAKKKLSAKERLIFQQQWESLAQTKDVCRLWLHQQIQAVPENDYDKLIVSTLRQLHEEQGDTDFIHTGTFISALLTRMDAPPNIFFLEYRIRYLVYSGVFELKGIPKSMHHYSVKIRQKTSLA, from the coding sequence ATGGAAACATCCATGCATTATCCATTTATCTATTTCTTATACGACACAAACCAAGTGCTGGTATATAAAATTCAAGCGCTAGAATATATCACAATCACAGATGTGATGAGGAAGGGGGAATGGCAGGGGTTTGAGCTTCAGCCATCTGAATTATTTACGGCGTTTTATCATGAGCAAAGTACGCCTCAGCAGGGATGGTCTTTTTTTGTGGCACAGGAACAGCTCCATCATTTGGTAGAGATTATTAATGATTATATACAACAGGTCATGACCACGACTTCAGCACAAATGGTACATATCGTTTGCTCGGAATCTGCAGCAGGCTCTTTACGAGTGGCACTTGCTCCACCAAAATATGTTATCGGGTTTCCTGAGGATTTGTCGATCGGGCCATTATGGAAATTAGATGAAAAAAGGGGACAGGCATTCCGTGATAAGTGGCTAAGGGAAAATATTAATGATGGAATGGACGATTTTGTAAATCTAAACAAATTGATGAACACAATCAGAGAGATACAGGATATTCCAAGCAACCTGCCGATTTACATTTGGTATGGGCATAATGCAGAAGAGCAGTGTGGACTACGATTTCTCCTCTATCTATTACGTGATAAAACAAATGAGATTGTTCTCATCGATACGGGCGAACAAGATGCTATAAATCGTCATTGGGATATAGAACTGTATGCAAAAAAGAAGCTGTCTGCGAAGGAGCGTCTGATTTTTCAACAGCAGTGGGAAAGTTTAGCACAGACAAAGGATGTTTGCCGTCTATGGCTACATCAGCAAATTCAAGCAGTGCCAGAGAATGATTATGATAAATTGATTGTGTCAACGCTCAGACAACTTCATGAGGAGCAAGGGGATACCGACTTTATTCACACTGGAACATTCATTTCAGCGCTATTAACAAGAATGGATGCTCCTCCAAATATCTTCTTTTTAGAATATAGAATTCGCTATTTAGTATATAGCGGGGTCTTTGAGTTAAAAGGAATTCCTAAATCAATGCACCATTACTCTGTGAAAATACGTCAAAAAACCTCTTTAGCCTGA
- a CDS encoding methyl-accepting chemotaxis protein, whose amino-acid sequence MKSLFQFRSIKAKLIAFSLLLLLIPLIILGFSSYQQSKANLETVGKENLRNSVEMTIAMIEQFNQQVEAGNLSLEEAQEKVKIAILGEKDSEGKRPINKDIKLGDNGYIFVVDQKGNSIAHPNIEGSNVWDEQDDSGFKYMQEIIAVGNDGGGFVSYKWALPNSNQLEEKGVYTETDPYWGWVIGASTYLIDFNKPAESILKLTILVIAIAVIVGIFVIWQYASSMAKPINRVAHAMELFAQGDLSQESISIRSKDEIGKLATAMNQMQLKLKDMIHNIAQASDLINTSSKELTQSANEVNKGAEQVAITMHELASGAEGQAHHSNELTSLMERFTVDLQETNQHGAHIHQSSLEVLTLTKEGDQLMTSSNSQMVKIDSMVQNAVQKVKNLDAQAQEISKLVVVIKDIADQTNLLALNAAIEAARAGEQGKGFAVVADEVRKLAEQVAFSVNDITSIVTNIQQDFAVVTTSLEDGYQEVKEGTNQIKATSETFNTISHSVNDVVESVKLISINLSKVTEDGNKMNNSIQEIAAVAEESAAGVEQTTATTEETSSSMEDMAGQSAQLSELALQLKGLIAQFKL is encoded by the coding sequence ATGAAATCATTATTTCAATTTCGATCCATTAAGGCGAAACTGATTGCTTTCTCTTTGCTACTTTTGTTGATTCCCCTTATAATACTTGGGTTTTCAAGCTATCAACAAAGTAAAGCAAATTTAGAGACAGTAGGAAAAGAAAATTTACGAAACAGTGTTGAAATGACCATTGCCATGATTGAACAATTCAATCAACAGGTAGAGGCAGGTAATCTATCCTTAGAGGAAGCGCAAGAAAAAGTAAAGATTGCGATTTTAGGTGAGAAGGATAGCGAAGGGAAGCGACCAATTAATAAGGATATTAAGCTTGGTGATAATGGCTATATATTTGTCGTTGACCAAAAAGGAAACTCCATTGCACACCCTAACATCGAAGGCTCTAATGTCTGGGATGAACAAGATGACAGCGGGTTTAAGTATATGCAGGAAATCATTGCTGTTGGGAATGACGGCGGTGGTTTTGTAAGCTATAAATGGGCATTACCCAATTCAAACCAACTAGAAGAAAAGGGTGTGTATACCGAAACGGATCCTTATTGGGGTTGGGTCATTGGCGCAAGTACCTATTTAATTGATTTCAATAAACCAGCAGAAAGTATTTTAAAATTAACAATCCTTGTGATTGCTATTGCCGTTATTGTGGGGATATTTGTGATTTGGCAATATGCAAGTAGTATGGCGAAACCGATTAACCGTGTGGCTCATGCTATGGAGCTTTTTGCACAAGGGGATTTATCTCAAGAAAGCATATCCATCCGATCAAAGGATGAAATAGGCAAGTTAGCAACTGCAATGAATCAAATGCAATTGAAATTAAAGGATATGATTCATAATATTGCACAAGCTTCTGATCTGATTAATACTTCTAGTAAAGAACTGACACAATCTGCCAATGAAGTAAACAAGGGAGCGGAGCAAGTGGCGATTACGATGCATGAATTAGCATCAGGTGCAGAAGGACAAGCCCATCATTCGAATGAATTAACGTCTCTAATGGAACGCTTTACTGTTGATTTGCAAGAGACGAATCAACATGGTGCGCATATTCATCAATCTTCTTTGGAAGTATTAACGTTAACAAAAGAAGGCGATCAATTAATGACATCCTCCAATTCTCAAATGGTGAAGATTGATAGCATGGTGCAAAATGCAGTACAGAAAGTGAAAAATTTAGACGCCCAAGCACAGGAAATTTCAAAATTGGTTGTTGTCATTAAAGATATAGCAGATCAAACTAACCTGCTAGCTTTGAATGCTGCAATTGAAGCGGCTAGAGCTGGTGAGCAGGGTAAAGGATTTGCAGTGGTAGCAGATGAAGTACGCAAGCTGGCAGAACAAGTGGCATTTTCAGTTAACGACATTACATCGATTGTGACGAACATTCAGCAAGATTTTGCTGTCGTAACAACTTCTTTAGAGGATGGTTATCAAGAGGTCAAAGAAGGAACAAATCAAATAAAAGCTACTAGCGAAACGTTTAATACGATTAGTCATTCCGTCAATGATGTAGTGGAAAGTGTTAAATTAATTTCAATAAATTTATCAAAGGTAACAGAGGATGGCAATAAAATGAACAATTCTATTCAAGAAATTGCTGCTGTAGCGGAGGAATCTGCTGCTGGTGTCGAGCAGACAACGGCTACTACGGAAGAGACAAGTAGCTCTATGGAGGATATGGCAGGACAATCTGCGCAATTATCCGAATTAGCTTTACAATTGAAAGGGTTAATAGCCCAATTTAAACTGTAG